GCAAGAAAGAATGATGCACATGAGGCCTCTATTAGAGGCAGTCAAGAAAAAAGTCTATAAAATTAAAGAGGCAATATGACAAGTTCACTTGTGATATATGTGACAATATTGGTCATACTACAAGAGAGTgcgaaattataaaaaaaaaactaaagacaAAAAAAACAGTAGTAAATGCAAAACAAGCTGATGATAAAATTAGTGAAAAAGCCCCTCAAACTGATTAACTTGATAAACAAGTTAGTGACGAAGTTGGTGTCCAACAAAATAGACAAACTGCTACTCAAGTTAGAGATATTGTCCAAGTCCAAAGTGTTGCTACTCAAGGTACTGTTGTAGAAGGTGATGATACTACTCAAGATACCGTTGTTTAAGGTGCTATTGCTCAAAGTGCTGGTACGGTAATTTATGTTACTAATATTATTTAGAAGCCACAATCTAAACAATTTTATTGAGTATTATGATCaactattattattaatgttgTAAATATTAATATTGTAATTGATTCTAGTTGTTATGATTGACAGCTGTTCAAACAGAAGATAATTAAACGAAACAAATTTTTAATTGTCAAGTCATCTAATGATGTTGTTAGTTCTCCAAAACCAAATGTTGGTGCTGCTAATGCAATTTCAAGGGAGACAATAAAAGGAGAAAGTGCAAGAACATTTTTAGCGATGGAAGTATTGTTAAAGTTTATTCCAATACTTGGATTTAAGGCACACAAAAAATGTTTGATGATAACATGTCATGAAGATTTTAATTGTTACTTTATGTTAGCAGGAAtaatttgatattgttgttttagTTGTTGCTTTTGATTTGCTTTATTATGAATTAAGTctgaatttatattttattagtgttTGTTCATAATGATATGATCTTAGCTATAAACTcgtctaatttatattttatattttgcacTAAGATAACACCATTATCACATGGTTGTTATAATTATAATGGTATATTAGAGGTTTTGTTAACTTTATTTTGTCGCTAGAATATCTTTCATCCAAATTAGTGATGAGATACAAAATTGAAGAAAACTTAATATCATTTATAATCATAAATGATTACATAATGATCATGAACACACTTACActctaattattttttaactaaaaatcaaaacaaccaaatatatatcaaaatcaataCAACACACAACAGCAACCGCTTTGAGTTCATTAAAAATTTCTTGTGCAACTTGAACCACGTCTCGTTCTTCATATCCCTCAGTCAAACGAAAGAAATTACAATGAATTGCAAACTAcaataatgcaaaaaaaaaaacattgaattAACAATCACCAAATCATTCATTTAATTAAACCCGTATCAACTTAACAATTGGATCAAATAGAGAACTTTACCTCATAGTTGAGACATCTATAAAAAAGTCTTCCTGAATTTTTTAGAGTCGGTGAGTACTTAATCATTATACGCAACCCACAATTGCATAATACAATGTTCTTACATCTGATTTGAATTCTCctgtcattgtaatttcttccatTGGAGTTGTTCTTACTTGAGTTTTCTTGACTTCTATCACCGCTACCCATCATTCCTCACCTAAAGAAATAACTTTTCAGAACTTCACAAGAGGATACTATGAACAACAGCAATGAAAAAGAATGAAGACAAAGAATATTATATGACAAAAATGAACATTTGGTGGTTAAGATTTTATAAGTGTGAATAGATTAATTTGGGTGTTTTAACTAGATTTGgaatactaatttaaattaaactcATTATGTGTCTAGTGTCCACATCAACATGCAATTAAGTGTCAACAATCTTAAAATCTTTAGTTATTTTGACTAATAGAAATCTtaaatttagtattaaatagattatattgaaataaaaataattaaaacagagAAACTTATTTAAGacaattaaaatttaggattttcaaGATATTATACAGTATGATAATTTAATGGTTATTTATCAACATTAGATTTGTATACGTATAATAATTAAACTTATTATatggattttcaaaaaatgcaaaagATATATGAATACAAGTatacagactttttctttaaaCAGTCCTTTGCTGATAATGAGCAATTATATTTGTAAATTTCATTAATTGTACAGTAAATACAGAATAAACTTTTTCGCTTAAATTTTGAAGCATCATTATCATGTTAAACGAAAATTTACGTTTACTGCATgatggacactaataattcaaggaTTACATTTTTTACCGACCAGATAAGCATTTGCTCCATAAACACAATTGGCTCCGATTTCAGACACCGAAGAACTTAGTCCCAAGAAACTGATCCAATTTCATCACATGATGCAGCACTAACAAGCTTAACGCGGATATACGTTTTAGGTCGCCATGGCAAAGTCAAGAAGCAAGGAAATTGTTGACGAAATGCCACAGAATGAAGTTTCCTATAACTGCATGATTCGGTTTACTTGAAGTACAAGACCTACCAGAGCTGAATCTTGCAAGAATTCCATAGAACATTGTTCATGCAATGATGATGGTACGCAAGCTTCGTATGCTGAATTTCATGAATTAAGAAATGCTTTCTGACCAAGATGGTTTCATGGCTAATGGGTGTGGAAGCTGAAGTTCTTGTATCATGCCTGAAAAAATGTTTCATGGACACATGGTTTCAGTTTGCTCGAAATGGTTTGATCAAGCTCGCAAGTTCTTGATATATGCCTGAAAGAATGTCATCACTTGGACAGCTATGTCAGTCTATCTTGACAATGGTGCTTGACAAGGCTATGAGTTTCCTTGAGATGCCAGGAGAAATGTTGTTCTTGGACATCATGATTTCGGTTTTGGACCAAGAGATGGATAAGGCAGAGTTGTTTCAACTGATGCCGATGAACTCATGTTCGTGGACAGCTATGGTTCTGTTGCACAACAAGATGATGACATGCAGGAAGTCTTTGATCTAATGCCTTATAAGATGTTGCATGGACCAGATGATCATGATCATAGAAGTTGGAACATCATGATGAGAATGTTTATTGCATGATGATTGTTTGAAGGATGGATTGCTTGAGAATCTTCATGTTGATGCTAAGATCTTGCTTTAGACCCAACGAAATCACCATGACTAGCGTGGTTACTTCCTGCGACGGTGTGGCAGAGCTCATGCAAGCTCATTCGATGATCATACGTCTCGGGTTTGAGCATGACACCTGGCTTACAAATTCTCTCATTAATTTGTATTCCAAGAATGGAGATCTTAGTTCTGCTAGGCTTGTTTTTGAACCATTAAAGTCAAAGGATGTAGTTTCATGGACTGCAATGATAGTAGCCTACTCCTATCATGGACATGGTTACCATGCATTACAGGTTTTTGCACGCATGCTAATTTCTGGAATCAAGCCAGATGAGGTAACATTTATAGGACTCCTATCAGCTTGTAGTCATGCTGGTCTTGTCAACCAAGGTAGAAGAATATTAACTCAATCATAGGAACTTATAACTTAACTCCTAAGGCAGAGCATTATTCCTGCCTTGTTGACATTCTAGGCCGAGCCGGACTCATCGATGAGGCAATGAATGTAGTATCTGCTATCCCTCCTTCCAAAAAAGATGAAGCTGTTCTTGTTGCATTGCTTGGTGCATGCAAGCTTCATGGGGATGTTACAATAGCAAATTATATTGGTGAGAAGCTTTTAGAACTTGAGTCATATAGTTCAGGAGGGTATGTACTTCTGGCCAATACACATGCTGCAGAAGGGAAATGGGATGAGTTTGCAAAGGTAAGGAAAAGAATGAGGGAAAGGAATGTGAAGAAAATTCCAGGGTATAGTCAAATACTGGTAAATGGAAAAAACCATGTATTTTTTGTTGGGGATAGATTTAATCCCAAGGTTGAGGAAATTTATGGAATGTTGCAACATAATCTTCAACCTTTGATGAGGGAAATGGGTTATACACCAGAGTTATTGCTAACAGATTAGTTTCCATTTTTCCAATCAACTAAAGACTAACCAAGTTCATATATTAACATGGAAAGCATTAAGACGAGTTCAACTGCATGGAGTAGTCATTATAATTTGTGTACTTTATTATGCCTTGCCTTGTTGGTTTGCCAATTACCATGAGTGCCTAGTTTGAAGTTCAAAGATTAGTTTTGCTAATAAACACTAAGTTACAAGAGTTACTTTATGAGGTTCTTAGAAGACTTTTGTGTTCTTGCTTGTGAATAAGTACACAAGCATGGAAGAAGAGGTACTGAAAagggtaaaaagtaaaaaatgttGCTTCTTACCGTTCAGTTCCCAAAGACCaaactcaaattcaaacaagTAATAAATGATTTACCCTTCTTTTCAAATCATGAGATTTTTTCTAAAAGCTGAATAAATATATATGACATGATGACCCCTTTTACTTTATGGGGTGGTCCAAATATGAACGAAAAGGATTCAGAAGTGACCATGAAATCTAACTACATTATGATTAACATGACTATGAAAAGTGAGTGTGTGAAAAACAATTAGAAAATGCCAAAAGCTTTACCTCTTGAGTCTTGACCTATGTACAACTAACCACCAGAAAATCAGGCGCTTGTATTAAGGAAAGTTTATTCAATGATTAAGAAAGAAGATATGGATTGTGATTTGTGAAAGCAACGTATTGGAATTAAGATTATAAAAAAGATTAAGCTTATAATGCATATAATCTAATTCTAAACCAGTCTATTAATTAAACTTGGAGTTTTGACCAAGTCAAATCATTCAACCAATTTGAACATGCAATTTAGACACATTTCTTTGTAGGCTAGCAAGAAGCAAGTTTTTGAAGACACAAGCCAGCTTTTCTTTCCCCCTTTACCTTCTTTTCATGTGAATAGAATCAACAATAGCTTTCAGATATGTCATTCATAAAAGGAGAGATTCCACAAACTCTCCTTTAGTTcatccatcattttcttagtctACTAGGTACTTGTTTTGTAGATaattctttttataaaattaaaaaaaaaacaatttgaaTAAATCCCCCCTTGCCCATATTGAGAAAATTAACATGAATCtgaattaaattagtttaatcaAAGGTTGGTGGTGGATAAACCATGACAATTACATATATTTTAGATTGTAGATATTAAAttggagataagataaaaattgacTCTTTATAATTTGTCTATTTGTTATGTATGTCATAGGAAGAATCTCTATCTAAATAATCCAAATAACTTAGGGACATAAAAGAAAGTATAGTATTTTTAACATGGACTTAACAGTTGCAATGTTCATAGAATATGTACACATGCTTATCAGTTATCACAATCATTTCTacatgtttgatttttttatttttttccttttttgtattGATTTGATTTCATAATTATATGCTTAAATTGCAACCAAGTGTAGTGGTTAACTGAATCAATATCATGGCTATAGTTTATTTAAAAGTCCAAGCATTCCTAAATGGCTCCATCTGGTTAGATTTTATCTTTAGGTGCTGTGATGCATGTACCTAATTGTTACAATTTCTCAAACTGTTGCAACTGAATTTGAATATACTAGTTTATTGATTTGTTCAAGTTGAGTAAatgatcttttaattttcaaaatttttttattaaggataatttaaaaatatgattaaaaaaagcaACATTACTAATTAAAGAGTCGCAAAATTACTCTCCTAAAACTAAAAGTCTAAACCTATAGGTAGGAAATatcttactctttttatttttattgttgtagTTCCAGTGGTgttttttaataatgtaaaattcGGTATTTTTTTGTGTGGATACTACAAATTTGAGAATCAgatttatagttttttttaatatgcaaatatgaaaatttgatttttttaatttttttaaatatacaaatctgattcttagatttttattttagtgttgaaaatttttttaaatatactaaTTGGACCCTCTAATTTATTTCatagcaaaaaaaattattttactacaaATCGGATCTTCAATTTATGCACTATGAAATCTGACCTTCCGATAAAAAATTTAAGGGTCTGATTtgttatttaaagtaaaaaaattaaatccataTAAAAAAATACACCAATTCATCAAAATtacacacaattttttttttcatttctaacAAAAATTAGCCAAAATATGGGCCCTCTTCTCTTTATGATATTTGGAAGATTTTAAAGAAATTTATAGAAGATAAAAAGTACAAAGGACATTAGATAGTTACATAGAATATGAGTATCCAAACACTGCCTATTTATCAACCATCAATGGGACAActcattcttttttttcttttctttttttttttttcagatgaaAGTGAATGAATGGACATAAAGCATAGGACATAGATGCAGCTATTACTAtagaataactttttttttttaggtcTCTTCCAATTTTTACTCATAACTTATCTTTTTATGTATGTGATAATGTATGTGAATTTTTGTTCATCCCTCTTTCTATAATGAGATTTAAATTACAGAGAAGTTCTTCAAAATTACCACAATCATTATAACACTGAGTTCAATGGCTTATCTtacttgtttttggttaaaatcttTTATTAAATTTCCATGGTTTAGTTATTACTAATGTCTAAATAGCTACGCAAAATATTGTGTTTGTTTTATTGGTGTACTTAAAAAGTATTTGTTCAATGCATCTTCAacccattttttttataaactatgCTTTAATTAAATTACTTTTTGACCGTCTAAATTGATTAACAAATATCTATATTTTCGACAGagagaaaaaacaaacaaacaaacat
The sequence above is drawn from the Arachis hypogaea cultivar Tifrunner chromosome 4, arahy.Tifrunner.gnm2.J5K5, whole genome shotgun sequence genome and encodes:
- the LOC112794571 gene encoding pentatricopeptide repeat-containing protein At2g13600, giving the protein MTSVVTSCDGVAELMQAHSMIIRLGFEHDTWLTNSLINLYSKNGDLSSARLVFEPLKSKDVVSWTAMIVAYSYHGHGYHALQVFARMLISGIKPDEVTFIGLLSACSHAGLVNQGRAGLIDEAMNVVSAIPPSKKDEAVLVALLGACKLHGDVTIANYIGEKLLELESYSSGGYVLLANTHAAEGKWDEFAKVRKRMRERNVKKIPGYSQILVNGKNHVFFVGDRFNPKVEEIYGMLQHNLQPLMREMGYTPELLLTD